In Tautonia rosea, one DNA window encodes the following:
- a CDS encoding FkbM family methyltransferase, giving the protein MRYFSIRRAKAFLWPSIARALSDYCEPSYSQCGEDIALKSLLNLHRIRKGVFVDVGAYHPVHLSNTYRLYCCGWRGINIEPTPGRIDAFKLYRPRDISLAVGVTPDGKRTTQFYCFQQSELNTFSDEIAQQRIDAGHQLVCKRDVPVVNLNDILTRWIPEVEMIDVMSIDCEGLDESILKSLDWSRWSPRILIFEQDGVPFAEIPGLPIVSFLSSRGYELFARVGPSLIAHKHRTKSIDSN; this is encoded by the coding sequence ATGAGATATTTCTCCATAAGGAGAGCGAAAGCTTTCCTGTGGCCTTCGATTGCTCGCGCCCTCTCCGATTATTGCGAGCCATCATACTCTCAATGCGGAGAAGATATCGCGCTGAAATCGTTGTTAAACTTGCATAGAATAAGAAAAGGAGTGTTCGTAGACGTCGGCGCGTATCATCCTGTCCATCTCTCGAACACCTATCGTCTTTACTGTTGTGGTTGGCGAGGGATCAATATCGAACCGACGCCGGGGCGCATTGATGCATTTAAGCTTTATCGGCCACGCGATATTAGCTTGGCGGTCGGTGTGACGCCTGATGGAAAGAGGACGACGCAATTCTATTGTTTTCAACAGTCAGAGTTAAATACGTTTTCTGATGAAATTGCACAACAGCGAATCGACGCAGGACACCAACTTGTCTGCAAGAGGGATGTTCCTGTAGTAAACCTGAATGATATTCTAACTCGCTGGATTCCCGAAGTTGAAATGATTGACGTGATGAGCATTGATTGTGAGGGCTTGGACGAGTCGATCCTCAAGAGCCTCGATTGGTCTCGGTGGAGTCCCCGTATTTTGATTTTTGAACAAGATGGAGTGCCTTTTGCCGAGATCCCCGGGCTTCCTATCGTTTCATTCCTCTCCTCCCGAGGTTATGAACTCTTCGCGCGGGTTGGCCCCTCTCTGATCGCTCATAAACATCGCACGAAATCGATTGACTCGAATTGA
- a CDS encoding glycosyltransferase family 4 protein, with protein sequence MRVLYLTNNPNLGSTARILHNWLELGRDEGVNGMAVVPREGDLAEWMRVSGFPHQIDSMPWPDRKRPLRSAWHASRLAWWAGRQGVDLIHCNEHDVYPFGLVLRRLLRRPLVCHVRFRVSRPFCEWVFGSPARVPDALLWTSNQQKADCEEAVAGLVSEDRQQVVYLGLDLNQFGTLADGREATRASWAVHPNEIVIGTASALKPIKRLEEFIDMVAQLAHEDERVVGVIAGDAPLGEEAYREELLARMRSKNLGRRFQWLGNLEPIEPFDHAIDIFVSTSEYETFGNSVCEAMACRRPVAAYRGGSVQEVVGETGYIVETGDLAQLTEAVRELVQNPILRAAFGERARARVVEQFNPVASFARLRRIYAELVDSKQ encoded by the coding sequence TTGAGAGTCCTTTATCTCACCAACAACCCGAACCTCGGTAGTACTGCCAGGATCTTGCACAACTGGCTGGAACTAGGCCGGGACGAAGGGGTGAACGGGATGGCGGTTGTCCCGCGTGAGGGGGACCTGGCTGAGTGGATGAGGGTGAGTGGCTTCCCGCATCAGATTGACTCGATGCCCTGGCCGGATCGAAAGAGGCCGCTGAGGAGTGCCTGGCATGCTTCTCGACTGGCGTGGTGGGCGGGTCGCCAAGGCGTTGATCTGATTCACTGCAACGAGCACGACGTGTACCCGTTCGGACTGGTTCTGCGTCGTTTGTTGCGTCGGCCCCTGGTCTGTCACGTCCGGTTCCGTGTGTCGAGGCCTTTTTGCGAGTGGGTGTTCGGCTCGCCAGCACGGGTGCCGGACGCGCTTCTCTGGACATCAAACCAGCAGAAGGCGGATTGTGAGGAAGCTGTGGCGGGTCTTGTGTCCGAAGATCGCCAGCAGGTGGTTTACCTGGGGCTGGACCTAAATCAGTTTGGCACGCTGGCCGATGGGCGTGAAGCCACTCGAGCTTCCTGGGCAGTCCACCCCAACGAAATCGTGATCGGGACCGCCTCGGCGCTCAAGCCGATCAAGCGGTTGGAAGAATTCATTGATATGGTGGCACAACTGGCCCACGAAGACGAACGGGTAGTCGGTGTGATCGCGGGCGACGCGCCGTTGGGGGAGGAAGCGTACCGCGAAGAACTTCTGGCCCGGATGCGATCCAAGAACCTGGGACGTCGCTTCCAATGGCTCGGAAACCTGGAGCCGATCGAGCCGTTCGACCACGCCATTGACATCTTCGTCAGCACCAGTGAGTACGAAACCTTCGGCAACAGTGTTTGTGAGGCAATGGCCTGCCGGCGCCCCGTGGCGGCTTATCGGGGTGGATCCGTCCAGGAAGTGGTGGGAGAGACAGGCTACATTGTCGAGACGGGAGACCTCGCTCAGTTGACCGAAGCTGTTCGGGAACTGGTTCAGAACCCCATCCTGCGAGCCGCGTTCGGTGAACGAGCCAGGGCGAGAGTGGTCGAGCAGTTCAATCCAGTCGCCAGCTTTGCCCGGCTGAGGCGGATTTACGCGGAGTTGGTAGACTCGAAACAGTGA
- a CDS encoding O-antigen ligase family protein translates to MKGLIFTLLLTYGGAATSLFKPFIGLLVYIAFAILRPDYLWAHSLPQGGRYSLVVALGLLMGWTLHGFGSWSFGRAKGVVTAMLGFWVCLVIAGSACSNPDHAWRFMVEPLSKVLLPCLAAITLIDSLEKLKQVTWVMAICLGYLALEFNQQYYQGQINPNEWNFGGAGDNNFIALYMVIGTAMAFFLGLESKVRWQKLLAFGMMPLMAHVVLFSMSRGGMLALAVVGLVSFLIIPKRPIHYGVFFLSILIVLGLAGPSVQEEFATIFVGDENLDESAKSRIDHWKACIDAMVSDPLTGIGPAHFTLYAHEFGFTEGKMAHTTWVLYGAELGAPAMLFILSFYGLCIVRLWPYTRTGAFVPDPWYAGLARMVIASLTGFIIAAQFLPSTGVEPPFYVAIIGAGVLKLVSLHRWDEEGAPYISEAPSEADEVDVTT, encoded by the coding sequence ATGAAGGGCCTGATCTTCACCTTGCTACTGACCTACGGTGGAGCGGCGACCTCGCTGTTCAAGCCTTTCATCGGATTGCTTGTTTATATCGCGTTCGCCATCCTCAGGCCCGATTACCTTTGGGCCCACTCCCTGCCGCAAGGGGGGCGATACAGTCTGGTCGTGGCGCTGGGATTGCTCATGGGATGGACCCTCCATGGCTTCGGGTCGTGGTCATTCGGGCGGGCCAAGGGGGTCGTGACGGCGATGCTCGGCTTCTGGGTTTGCCTGGTGATCGCAGGATCAGCGTGCTCCAATCCGGACCATGCCTGGCGATTCATGGTCGAACCATTGTCAAAGGTCCTCTTGCCCTGTCTGGCGGCAATCACCCTGATCGACTCGCTCGAGAAGCTGAAGCAAGTCACCTGGGTCATGGCGATTTGTCTGGGCTACCTCGCACTCGAGTTCAACCAGCAATACTATCAAGGCCAAATCAATCCCAATGAATGGAATTTCGGAGGGGCGGGGGACAATAACTTTATCGCGCTCTATATGGTGATCGGCACAGCCATGGCCTTCTTCCTGGGGCTGGAGTCGAAGGTTCGATGGCAGAAGCTGCTCGCCTTCGGAATGATGCCGCTGATGGCCCACGTTGTCTTGTTCTCGATGTCACGAGGGGGCATGCTCGCCCTGGCTGTGGTCGGCTTGGTGAGCTTCCTCATCATCCCTAAGCGGCCGATCCATTATGGAGTCTTTTTCCTGAGCATCCTGATTGTCCTGGGGCTCGCCGGGCCTTCGGTCCAGGAAGAATTCGCGACGATCTTCGTGGGTGACGAGAACCTCGATGAATCCGCCAAGAGCCGGATCGATCATTGGAAGGCGTGTATTGATGCGATGGTCAGTGATCCGCTGACCGGCATTGGCCCCGCCCACTTCACGTTGTATGCCCATGAGTTTGGCTTCACCGAAGGCAAGATGGCCCATACCACCTGGGTCCTTTATGGAGCTGAGCTGGGCGCACCCGCCATGCTGTTCATCCTTAGCTTCTATGGACTCTGTATCGTCCGGCTCTGGCCCTACACCCGAACCGGAGCCTTCGTCCCTGATCCCTGGTATGCGGGCTTAGCCCGGATGGTGATCGCTTCTCTTACCGGTTTCATCATCGCAGCCCAGTTCCTGCCCTCGACCGGAGTCGAGCCGCCCTTTTATGTCGCGATCATCGGCGCGGGTGTCTTGAAGCTGGTCTCGCTGCATCGCTGGGACGAAGAAGGTGCCCCGTACATCTCCGAGGCGCCATCAGAAGCCGACGAAGTCGATGTGACCACCTGA
- a CDS encoding glycosyltransferase family 4 protein → MSILLLTEVFPPRTGGSGRWFWELYRRLPGEEIIVVAGESPECEAFDKSHDLRIVRLPMTFETWGVMNPKGAAAYQRLATQIGRLAQARKVGAVHCGRCLPEGLVGFWLKVSRGLPYVCYAHGEELTYAEMSRELAWLMRRVYRNADAIIANSLNTLRMLQEGWGLVEDRLYLMNPGVDTGWFKPADRDPGVRDRLGWGDRPVVLTVGRLQERKGHDVMIRAFKEIVRDVPDALYAIVGDGECASSLLELVTSKGLEHHVRFHGSLDDYAMRECYQQCDLFVLPNRTVGRDIEGFGIVLLEAQACGKPVIAGASGGTAETMKIPETGLVVSCEEPGELTREVVELLKDRARRARMSKSAREWAVERFDWEVLSRRAEAMFRGESSDKIERSTVDSGVG, encoded by the coding sequence ATGAGCATTCTTCTGCTGACTGAGGTTTTCCCCCCCAGAACTGGAGGCAGCGGTCGATGGTTCTGGGAGCTTTATCGAAGGCTTCCGGGTGAGGAAATCATTGTCGTCGCCGGTGAGAGTCCGGAGTGCGAGGCGTTCGACAAAAGTCATGACCTGCGGATCGTTCGGCTACCCATGACCTTCGAGACCTGGGGGGTGATGAATCCGAAAGGGGCCGCAGCGTACCAGAGGTTGGCTACGCAGATCGGACGACTGGCTCAAGCTCGGAAGGTTGGTGCGGTTCACTGCGGACGATGCTTGCCGGAGGGTTTGGTTGGATTTTGGTTGAAAGTGTCGAGAGGGTTGCCCTATGTCTGCTATGCACACGGCGAGGAATTGACGTACGCAGAGATGAGTCGAGAGCTGGCCTGGCTCATGCGACGAGTCTATCGAAATGCCGATGCGATCATCGCGAATAGTCTTAATACCCTGCGCATGCTCCAGGAGGGGTGGGGGTTGGTGGAAGATCGGCTTTACCTGATGAATCCTGGGGTTGACACTGGATGGTTTAAGCCAGCGGATCGTGACCCGGGAGTGCGGGATCGTCTCGGCTGGGGGGATCGGCCTGTCGTGTTGACGGTTGGCCGTCTCCAGGAGCGCAAGGGTCACGATGTGATGATTCGGGCGTTCAAGGAGATCGTGCGGGATGTTCCCGATGCACTTTATGCAATCGTCGGCGACGGAGAATGTGCCTCCTCGCTCCTCGAACTGGTTACCAGCAAGGGCCTAGAGCACCATGTCCGCTTCCATGGTAGCCTCGACGACTATGCCATGCGGGAGTGTTATCAGCAATGTGATCTGTTCGTCCTCCCGAACCGAACCGTGGGGCGGGACATCGAGGGTTTCGGGATCGTCCTGCTGGAGGCGCAGGCCTGCGGCAAGCCGGTGATCGCCGGGGCGTCGGGGGGGACGGCTGAAACGATGAAAATCCCGGAGACGGGGTTGGTGGTCTCGTGCGAGGAGCCTGGAGAACTGACGAGAGAGGTGGTCGAACTCCTGAAGGATCGAGCACGACGAGCGCGGATGAGCAAGTCCGCGCGGGAGTGGGCAGTGGAACGGTTTGACTGGGAGGTGCTGAGTCGCCGGGCCGAAGCAATGTTTCGAGGCGAATCCTCGGACAAGATTGAGCGATCGACCGTTGATTCGGGAGTCGGATGA
- a CDS encoding FkbM family methyltransferase, which produces MLQPGDLVVDIGANIGFFTLLAAQCVGASGRVLAFEPMPETNADLREILTLIGSRTSSCMTTLRPIAMATFYPGPVDHCGTSSLRPVEGGRKAICVRTARFDGLLPQGQRVALVKIDVEGAEYHAIEGMIGQIERDHPDLVVEVTDRYLQPLGHSAQDLCHRLCDLGYRAYSIEHEELCLLNIKKSNFSGQFNAVVSGRG; this is translated from the coding sequence TTGCTCCAACCTGGTGACTTGGTTGTCGACATTGGGGCCAACATAGGTTTCTTCACGCTCCTCGCCGCACAATGCGTAGGGGCCTCGGGACGTGTCCTCGCATTCGAACCCATGCCGGAAACCAACGCTGACTTAAGGGAAATCTTGACCTTAATCGGATCAAGAACGTCGTCTTGTATGACGACGCTGCGTCCGATCGCGATGGCGACGTTTTATCCTGGGCCAGTAGACCATTGCGGGACCTCTTCACTGCGGCCTGTCGAGGGAGGCAGAAAGGCGATCTGTGTCCGGACGGCTCGTTTCGACGGTCTGCTTCCACAGGGACAACGGGTGGCTCTCGTGAAAATTGACGTCGAGGGTGCGGAATACCATGCAATCGAGGGAATGATCGGCCAGATCGAGCGAGATCATCCTGATCTGGTTGTCGAAGTCACTGATCGCTACCTGCAACCCTTGGGGCATTCAGCCCAAGATCTCTGTCATCGACTGTGCGATCTCGGTTACAGGGCATATTCGATCGAGCATGAAGAACTGTGCCTGTTAAACATTAAAAAATCAAATTTCTCCGGGCAGTTCAACGCGGTGGTGTCCGGCCGAGGTTGA
- a CDS encoding glycosyltransferase family 4 protein, translated as MPARLRICLASMAPFVGGAEVAAERLAIGLGEAGHEVLVLLGSRGEVLERMEREGLRCRYSPMLLTDKWHWLKYERARKRLRRLIRDFAPEVVHSNDLPTHQIVSHAARGLGIPRICHHRFPFGSTAIDWMNKYGAERHLFVSKALMDEMAADSVQLDESPRTVVHDGLPLPPVPNAEGQRRARLLLGLPEDRTIAVFTGQVIERKGVADLIRAWTLLDDSVSPGAALVIVGDDLKDGGRYRVEMESLARSLGCSARFVGFQDNVSDWLTASDFAVVPSHVEPLGNATLEAMAHRRPVIGANVGGIPEMVVHEETGLLVPPHASDRLAEALSRLLRDPSLRARLGRQGRVRCEEQFSLQAHTRKVLDEYRHVLVHSGKGASA; from the coding sequence GTGCCAGCGAGACTCCGCATCTGCTTGGCCAGCATGGCCCCGTTTGTCGGTGGCGCCGAGGTGGCGGCCGAGCGATTGGCGATTGGCCTGGGAGAGGCAGGTCATGAGGTGCTCGTTCTTCTGGGGTCTCGGGGAGAGGTGCTGGAGCGGATGGAGCGGGAGGGGCTGAGGTGTCGTTACAGCCCGATGCTCCTGACGGATAAATGGCATTGGCTGAAGTATGAGCGCGCGAGGAAACGGCTCAGGAGGCTGATCCGGGACTTCGCGCCGGAAGTGGTCCACAGTAACGACCTACCGACGCATCAGATTGTCTCGCATGCCGCTCGGGGGCTGGGCATCCCGCGCATCTGCCATCACCGTTTCCCGTTCGGGAGTACGGCGATTGACTGGATGAACAAGTATGGGGCGGAGCGGCATCTCTTTGTCTCGAAGGCCCTGATGGACGAGATGGCTGCGGACTCGGTGCAACTCGACGAAAGCCCGAGAACTGTGGTGCATGACGGGCTACCGCTCCCGCCCGTGCCGAATGCGGAGGGGCAGCGTCGAGCGAGACTGCTGCTTGGCCTTCCGGAGGATCGTACGATTGCCGTTTTCACCGGCCAGGTCATCGAGCGCAAGGGGGTTGCCGACCTCATTCGGGCCTGGACCCTGCTCGACGATTCGGTGTCTCCGGGGGCCGCACTTGTCATCGTGGGGGATGATCTCAAGGACGGCGGGCGATACCGGGTCGAGATGGAGTCCCTGGCCCGATCCCTGGGTTGTTCCGCTCGCTTCGTTGGGTTCCAGGATAACGTCTCGGACTGGCTCACGGCATCGGATTTCGCGGTCGTCCCGTCCCACGTCGAACCGTTAGGCAATGCAACACTTGAGGCAATGGCCCACCGCCGACCCGTCATCGGGGCGAACGTCGGGGGAATCCCCGAAATGGTTGTTCATGAGGAGACGGGCCTGCTCGTCCCTCCCCACGCGTCCGATCGTCTGGCCGAGGCCCTGTCTCGACTGCTACGTGATCCGTCGTTAAGGGCGCGTCTCGGCCGTCAGGGCAGAGTCCGTTGCGAGGAACAGTTCAGTCTCCAGGCCCATACTCGGAAGGTGCTCGATGAGTACCGCCATGTTCTGGTCCATTCCGGCAAGGGTGCGTCAGCATGA
- a CDS encoding ABC transporter permease, whose translation MSTTTELLRENDLPTHASVEPEHEPPVTVITRRPGWQIVDFAELWRYRELLYFLTWRDVKVRYKQTVLGAAWAIIQPLATMVVFSLFLGRVAAEASSGIPYPLFVLAGLVPWTFFSNAMSTAGQSVVGNQNLVTKVYFPRLFIPMGAVGAGAVDFVISFGLVLLAMLCFGMLPGWNILLVPLLFLGLMIAALGVGTLLSALTVAYRDFRYVVPFMVQLWMFATPSIYLQADSELGSLSHLVLPLNPAYGLIANFRVAVLGGNFDFYSLAVSGAVSLIFLVVGCLYFRRVERSFADII comes from the coding sequence GTGAGCACGACGACTGAGCTTCTACGAGAGAACGATCTGCCGACCCACGCCTCCGTAGAACCCGAGCACGAACCCCCCGTCACGGTCATCACGCGGCGGCCTGGTTGGCAGATTGTCGATTTCGCCGAACTCTGGCGTTACCGCGAGTTGCTCTACTTCCTGACCTGGCGCGATGTCAAGGTCCGCTACAAGCAAACGGTGCTCGGCGCGGCCTGGGCGATCATCCAGCCCCTGGCCACGATGGTCGTCTTTAGCCTCTTCCTCGGGCGAGTTGCCGCCGAGGCCTCCTCCGGCATCCCGTATCCCCTCTTCGTCCTGGCGGGCCTGGTTCCCTGGACGTTTTTCTCCAATGCCATGAGCACCGCAGGTCAGAGCGTGGTCGGCAATCAGAACCTCGTCACGAAGGTCTACTTCCCCCGTCTCTTTATTCCCATGGGAGCCGTCGGGGCAGGGGCCGTGGACTTCGTGATCAGCTTCGGCCTGGTCCTCCTCGCCATGCTGTGCTTCGGCATGCTGCCTGGCTGGAACATCCTGCTGGTCCCTCTGTTGTTCCTCGGCCTCATGATCGCCGCTCTCGGCGTGGGAACACTGCTGTCCGCCTTGACGGTGGCCTACCGCGACTTTCGCTACGTTGTTCCCTTCATGGTCCAGCTCTGGATGTTCGCCACCCCGAGCATCTATTTGCAGGCCGATTCCGAGCTCGGCTCGCTCAGCCACCTTGTGCTCCCCCTGAATCCCGCCTACGGCCTGATCGCCAACTTCCGAGTTGCCGTGCTGGGAGGCAATTTCGATTTCTACTCCCTGGCCGTCTCCGGCGCGGTGAGCCTGATCTTCCTGGTGGTCGGATGCCTTTACTTCCGAAGGGTTGAGCGGAGCTTTGCGGATATTATCTGA
- a CDS encoding glycosyltransferase family 2 protein yields MNQIPQVSIILPTYNRAQFLPNALEAIRDQQFEDWELIIVDDGSSDHTQALVAEQTRRWEQPVRYIYQENQGAYGARNTGLKLAESKYVAFYDSDDVWLCHHLKNSVEVLESDPVIDWVYGACRMVEHESGHSIAASTFHVNGKPRPFLSLHARPVGRAKLFEDPRTLRCALLHGLYCGLQNSVIRRRVFHEAHFKTEPRNECEDQVFVVRSLAAGYRFAYLDDVHVVYIVHAQNSSAAGGSSDPVRTVRVMCELVTGYESLREQVQLAPADARALRQRLGRDYFWRLGYQLLQDPARQNEAFAAFERGLQLWPWDPWCWKTYVLARMRRVVTAKYFTFEGFHGE; encoded by the coding sequence ATGAATCAAATACCACAAGTCAGCATCATCCTGCCGACGTACAACCGGGCCCAATTCCTACCGAATGCCCTTGAGGCGATCCGGGATCAGCAGTTCGAGGATTGGGAGCTGATCATCGTCGATGACGGGAGCTCGGATCATACCCAGGCGCTGGTCGCTGAACAAACACGGAGATGGGAGCAGCCGGTTCGTTATATCTATCAGGAGAATCAGGGGGCTTATGGGGCGAGAAATACGGGGCTGAAGCTGGCTGAAAGTAAGTACGTTGCGTTCTATGACAGCGATGACGTTTGGCTGTGTCATCATTTGAAGAACAGTGTCGAAGTCCTCGAATCAGATCCGGTAATCGACTGGGTTTATGGGGCCTGCCGTATGGTAGAGCACGAATCTGGTCACTCGATCGCTGCGAGTACCTTTCACGTGAACGGCAAGCCGCGGCCATTCCTGAGCCTCCATGCTCGGCCGGTGGGCAGGGCAAAGTTGTTTGAGGATCCACGTACTCTGCGGTGTGCGCTCCTGCATGGCTTGTACTGCGGCTTGCAGAACTCGGTGATCCGGAGACGGGTTTTCCATGAGGCCCACTTCAAGACTGAACCTCGTAACGAGTGCGAAGACCAGGTATTCGTCGTCCGGTCCCTTGCCGCTGGTTACCGCTTTGCCTACCTTGACGATGTTCACGTTGTTTACATCGTCCATGCTCAGAACTCTTCGGCTGCGGGTGGCAGTTCTGATCCCGTCCGTACGGTCCGAGTCATGTGCGAGTTGGTAACTGGATATGAGTCGCTCAGGGAGCAGGTTCAACTCGCTCCGGCGGATGCCCGTGCTCTGCGACAACGGTTGGGTCGGGACTACTTCTGGCGACTCGGGTATCAGCTGCTTCAAGACCCCGCCAGGCAGAATGAGGCGTTCGCCGCATTTGAGCGGGGTCTCCAGCTTTGGCCGTGGGACCCGTGGTGCTGGAAGACCTATGTCCTGGCCCGAATGCGACGAGTTGTGACGGCGAAGTACTTCACTTTCGAAGGATTCCACGGCGAATAG
- a CDS encoding sulfotransferase family 2 domain-containing protein: MPVCHARKIVFVHIPRTAGTSIEKSLGICGLDNSGGNQLARDILFGFDGRRFLQHLAAKEIKKYIGKKTFDEYYKFSIVRNPFARTLSVYFNGYAKMGNFDWFVTRCIPKELKVWLCRDHARHIKPQSVFLLDHRGRVLVDFVGCQELLARGLDVVYRQTGIRCEISRDHQAKIANAEEHYNDKLKRLVELYYEKDFEIYNEVKSKFYMI; encoded by the coding sequence ATGCCCGTTTGTCATGCAAGGAAAATCGTGTTTGTCCATATACCAAGGACTGCGGGAACAAGCATTGAAAAAAGTCTAGGAATTTGTGGATTAGACAATTCCGGAGGAAACCAGCTCGCCAGAGATATATTATTTGGATTCGATGGAAGAAGATTTTTGCAACACCTTGCAGCGAAAGAAATCAAAAAATATATCGGGAAAAAAACATTCGATGAGTATTACAAGTTTTCAATTGTAAGAAATCCATTTGCAAGGACTTTATCTGTGTATTTTAATGGGTATGCTAAGATGGGCAATTTCGATTGGTTCGTAACCAGGTGTATCCCTAAAGAATTAAAGGTGTGGCTGTGTCGAGATCATGCTCGTCATATTAAGCCGCAGTCGGTGTTTTTATTGGATCACCGAGGTCGGGTGTTGGTTGATTTTGTTGGGTGTCAAGAACTGCTGGCGAGGGGGTTGGATGTTGTTTATCGTCAGACAGGGATACGATGCGAGATTTCACGGGACCATCAGGCAAAGATCGCAAATGCAGAAGAGCATTATAACGACAAATTAAAGAGACTCGTTGAGCTGTACTATGAGAAGGATTTCGAAATTTACAACGAAGTTAAATCGAAATTCTATATGATCTAG
- a CDS encoding IS1 family transposase has protein sequence MPPTDDLARYCCQNPDCDSYGRRGGGNILVIDHFGKARHRLLYCTRCKARFSEFKGTPFFNSKLPREKVQAVLEHLADGCGVRQTARLVGVNKDTVTRLALLAGRHARDTHDEVVAFSPRDPRGPVR, from the coding sequence ATGCCTCCGACGGACGACCTCGCTCGCTACTGCTGCCAGAACCCCGACTGCGACTCCTACGGCCGACGGGGCGGGGGGAACATCCTCGTCATCGATCACTTCGGCAAGGCCCGACACCGCCTGCTGTATTGCACCCGGTGCAAGGCCCGCTTCTCCGAGTTTAAGGGCACGCCCTTCTTCAACTCCAAGCTGCCTCGCGAGAAGGTCCAGGCGGTGCTGGAGCACCTCGCCGACGGCTGTGGCGTCCGCCAGACCGCTCGGCTGGTTGGGGTCAACAAGGACACCGTCACCCGGTTGGCCCTGCTGGCCGGCCGGCATGCCAGGGACACCCACGACGAAGTCGTGGCCTTTTCCCCCCGAGACCCGCGAGGTCCAGTTCGATGA
- a CDS encoding ABC transporter ATP-binding protein, producing MKPAIRVENLSKSYRIGARPTGEYRTLRESLTNAVAAPWKRLRELSGRESAASEDGEELGRNHFWALKDISFEVQPGEVVGIIGRNGAGKSTLLKILSRITEPTSGQAEFRGRIGSLLEVGTGFHQELTGRENIYLNGSILGMERGEIDRKFDEIVEFSGVEEFLDTPVKRYSSGMIVRLAFAVAAHLEPEIMIVDEVLAVGDSEFQRKCLGKMNDVANSGRTILFVSHNMAMVQNLCNRGVYLRQGELVDQGDCRTVVETYLKSLGGINGAANLSLCRVPGSREVIRLVEVLGANGDNIEYLPIGSSMTIRIHYETQESLPEPRFGIFVDSAVGQRLLFLQSLQQHGNLNGATNRGVVECHVPEVPLIPGMYNLSFVCSIPGAGRIDHLDRAITIHVEETDYFGTGFMPKQGQAQFLVRGKWKVVNCNEIT from the coding sequence ATGAAACCCGCCATCCGCGTTGAGAACCTGTCGAAGAGCTACCGCATCGGCGCCCGACCGACCGGCGAGTACCGGACCCTGCGCGAATCCCTCACAAACGCGGTGGCCGCCCCCTGGAAACGTTTGCGAGAGCTCTCGGGTCGGGAATCTGCTGCCAGCGAAGATGGTGAGGAACTTGGTCGCAACCACTTTTGGGCCCTAAAGGACATCTCCTTTGAGGTCCAGCCCGGCGAGGTCGTCGGCATCATTGGGCGTAACGGGGCGGGGAAGTCGACTCTGTTGAAGATCCTCAGCCGGATTACCGAGCCGACCTCCGGACAGGCTGAGTTCCGGGGTAGGATCGGCAGCTTGCTCGAGGTAGGGACGGGGTTCCACCAAGAGCTCACGGGACGAGAAAATATCTATCTAAATGGGAGCATCCTGGGAATGGAGCGGGGGGAAATCGACCGAAAATTCGACGAGATCGTCGAGTTTTCCGGAGTCGAGGAGTTCCTCGATACCCCCGTCAAACGATATTCCAGTGGTATGATCGTCCGACTGGCCTTCGCCGTGGCGGCACACCTGGAGCCGGAGATCATGATTGTCGACGAGGTCCTTGCCGTTGGTGACTCGGAGTTCCAACGCAAGTGCCTCGGAAAGATGAACGATGTGGCCAATTCAGGACGCACGATTTTGTTCGTTAGTCACAATATGGCGATGGTACAGAACCTTTGTAATCGAGGAGTTTACTTGCGACAAGGAGAACTGGTTGATCAGGGCGACTGTCGAACAGTCGTGGAAACGTATCTTAAATCACTTGGTGGTATAAATGGAGCCGCTAACCTTTCATTATGTCGAGTGCCAGGATCCCGTGAAGTGATACGCCTTGTTGAAGTGCTTGGAGCGAACGGCGACAACATCGAATATTTGCCGATCGGATCGTCGATGACAATTCGGATTCACTATGAAACTCAGGAATCACTTCCCGAACCTCGGTTTGGTATCTTCGTCGATTCTGCGGTTGGTCAACGTCTACTCTTTCTCCAGTCACTTCAACAGCACGGGAACTTAAATGGTGCGACAAATCGTGGAGTTGTCGAATGCCATGTGCCAGAAGTTCCATTGATACCAGGAATGTATAATCTTTCGTTCGTTTGTTCGATTCCTGGGGCTGGTCGAATCGATCATCTCGACCGGGCAATCACTATTCATGTCGAAGAAACGGACTATTTTGGGACGGGATTCATGCCGAAGCAAGGTCAAGCGCAGTTTCTTGTGCGTGGGAAATGGAAAGTTGTCAATTGTAATGAAATAACTTGA